From a region of the Mycobacterium sp. SMC-8 genome:
- a CDS encoding heme-binding protein produces MTLPLQRCGRRAALGAVSSVMLFGATFFGGISAAAQPPPPPPPAPPNCSPADWAGVRAGVAAAVSAYLFTHPPVNDFFATLKGQSREEMQPQVQQYLDANPQVRAELEAIKKPAVDFLDRCK; encoded by the coding sequence ATGACGTTGCCATTACAACGTTGTGGCCGCCGGGCAGCACTGGGAGCCGTCAGCTCAGTCATGTTGTTCGGCGCAACGTTTTTCGGCGGGATCTCGGCAGCCGCTCAGCCGCCGCCACCACCTCCACCCGCCCCGCCGAACTGTTCGCCCGCGGATTGGGCCGGGGTGCGGGCGGGGGTCGCGGCGGCCGTCTCCGCCTATCTGTTCACGCATCCGCCCGTGAACGATTTCTTCGCGACTCTCAAAGGCCAATCGCGGGAAGAGATGCAGCCGCAGGTGCAGCAGTACCTGGATGCCAATCCGCAGGTGCGGGCTGAACTGGAGGCCATCAAAAAGCCTGCGGTCGACTTTCTGGACCGCTGCAAATAG